The genomic DNA AATGATAAATTATGTAGCCTATTGAATTAATTGATTCCCCAATATTTGTCCAGAAAAAATGAGTGATTAAACAAATCAATTTAACTAAAAATAATATAATTGATACTATTAAAATTCTTACTTGTATTTTCATTTATTTGGTTTCATAACACTTGTCTACAACTAATAAATAAAATTCACTTTACTTTTTATTTTATCAGCATTATTATATTACCAAGTTCATTTATTAAATTATGGAATAAAACAGGAATAAGTAAACTCCCTGTTCTTTCCCTTAACCAAGCCAAAATAAATCCGGCAATCATAGTTAAAAGTATTGGTTCAAAATTAAAATAAAAGTTTGATGCATTATCAAAACCTATTCCGTGCCATAATCCAAATAATATTGAAGTTACAACTGTTCCCCACCCCATTTTTGCACCAATAATTTTAACGGGCTTTCCAAAAACATTATTTAACAATCCTAAAAATACACCTCTAAAAGCTAATTCTTCTGCTATTCCAGGCATTGTTAATTGAAATAAATGAGTCTCAAATGTTGGATTGCCTTTTGAGCTAAACTGCCAAAGAATAATTACTCCTAAAATCACTAAAATACTAACTATTATCAGTACAGGTTTTAATGAACTTTCTCTTTGTTTAAGCGTAAAGGCAAAATCATCCCCGAGTTTTTTCCTTAATACCAATATAACAATTAATGAAAATAATGTGCTTAATATTTTTCCTGTCCAGTTCCATTGTGTTCCTATTACAAAAAAGTCAGGCAAGCAAAAGGCTCTTGTTAAAAATTGGTCAATAAAATAAAATATTATAAAGTATATTAAGAATTTTTTTACCTTACTTTTTATAAAAAATCCGTGAGCACATAAAATTAGTCCGATAATTGTCAGTAATAAAATTGTATTCATATTAATTTATCTTGAGAAATTAAATTATATTTAATGCTTTTCAGAATATTAAAATATTTGTAGTTTTTAACAATAAATTTTGCTGCAAAAAATATCACACAATTTACAAAACATTTTGATAAGGTTATTAATATTGTATAACTTGGTGTGATTAGTGCATCTAAGAAAACTCATATATTGTCATTTTGAATGAAGTGAGAAGTCTCATAACACAATGTATATCAACTGAATGAGATTTCTCCTTTCAGTCGAAATGACAGCATAATTATAAATCTCAAGGGTTTTCTTGCAGGCACGAAACACAAATATATTTTTACATGAAAAAATTCATCCTGATAATATTTCTTATTTTTTTTATTCTAAAAGCCTATAACAAAGAAATAATATATATTAATAAAGAAAATAAACATGGAACACTAATAACTTTGTTATCACAAAAAAACGATACTATTATAATTAAATTTGAAATAAATTCATATTCTCTCCAAAAAATCAAAAACAAAGAAAAACCTGAATATTTTATTAAAATTGATAATGGAACAAAAAAACTAATTGAAGGAGCTCCTGACATTCAGCACCTTACAAGTTCAATAATAATTCCTGATTTTTCTGAAATGCAGGCAGAAGTCGTATCTTCAAAATATATTGAATTAGATAATTTGGATATTATTCCCTCAAAAGGAAATTTATTGCGTACTGTAAATCCTTCGGATATTCCTTATGTTTATGGCAAGGAATATTCTGTTAACAAGTATTACCCTTATAAATTAATAGAATTACGTGAGCCATATATTTTAAGAGATTTTCACGGGCAGACTATTGTTATTAACCCTGTAAGATATAATCCTGTAGCAAAAAAAGTCAGAATTTATAAAGAAATAATCGTAAAAATATTTTCATCAAATAATACCAGTAAAAATATTAATACATTAAAAAAACAAACTACAAAATATTCAAACGAATTTGCTCAGATTTACTCAAAACATTTTATTAATTATAAATCAGTAAAAACTCCATATACACCATTAAATGATGAAGGTAATTTGCTTATTATATCTTATCCTGATTTTATCCAGGCAATACAGCCACTTGTAACATGGAAAAAACAGAAAGGAATTTTTACAGAAATTATAAATGTTAATGATATTGGGAATAATCCGATTGATATTAAAAACTACATTACTGATTATTATAACGAAAATAATTTAACATTTTTATTATTAGTCGGTGATAACTGGCAAATACCTTCGTTTCAGATTAGCAATGATTATAGCACATATAATTCAGACCCTGCTTATGGATATATATCAGGAGACGATTCGTATGCAGAAGTTTTTGTTGGAAGATTTTCGGCAGAAACAGTTGAAGATGTTGAAACACAAGTAGAAAGAACAATAAACTATGAAAAATATCCCCAATATAATGAAAACTATTATAATAAATTTACACTTCTTTCGTCTGCTGAAGGTCCCGGCGACAATAATGAGTATGATTATGAACACTTGAGAAATATTGAAGAAGACCTTTTATCATTCACTTATATTGAAGGTGATGAATTATTTGACGGCTCTCAGGGAGGTAATGATGCCGAAGGAAACCCTACATCAGAAATGGTAAGCGCAGTTTTAAACGAAGGTAGAGGACTTTTAAATTATATCGGACACGGTAGTAATAGTTCATTCATGACATCAGGTTTTAATATTGATAACATTAATAATCTAATTAATGAAAACAAACTGCCGTTTATTTTTGATATTGCTTGTTTGAATGGGAATTTTTATGATAGAACCTGTATTGCCGAAACATTTCTTCGGGCAACAAATAATAATGAGCCAACAGGTGCAATTGCAATAATTGCTTCAGGTATTAACCAGTCGTGGGACCCTCCTATGGCTGCACAAGACGAAATGAACGATATTTTAACCGAAAGTTATGAAAACAATATTAAAAGAAGTTTCGGTGGTATTGTAATTAACGGATGTATGTTCATGAACGATAAATATGGCTATGACGGTTATAAAATTACTGATACATGGACAATATTCGGCGACCCATCACTAATTGTAAGAACAGCCACTCCCGATTCAATTAATGTCAGCCATGAAAAACATTTGCCGCTTGGAATAACTAAAATTGATGTAACATGCGATATTGAAGAAGCATTAGTATCCCTGACATTTGACAATAATATTATCGGAACAGGTAAAATTACCAATGGCTCTGTACAAATAACTTTTAACCCTGTTCTTGAAACAGGAATTATGAAAATAACAGTTACTGCATTTAATAAAATACCTTATCTTAATGATATAGAGATTGTTCCATACGAAAGTGCATTTATTACAATTACAAACTATTCAATAATTGATGAAACCGGAAATAATAATGAACAAGCTGATTATGGTGAAGAAATTTCGTTTAATATTAGTTTAAAAAATATTGGAACAGAAAATGCAAACGAAGTATATGGAATTCTAAAATCAAACAGTAATTATATCAATATAAACACCGACAGTTGTTTTTTTGGTGATATAATTATTGATAGTACATTTAATTTTTCCGAATTATTTAATGTTACTATTTCTGATAGTATTCCGGATAAAAATATTGTTTCTTTTGATTTGGATTTTTATGATAATAATGACAGTACATGGACTTCCACATTTGAAACCGAGCTTTATGCTCCTGTACTTGATGTTGGTAAAGTAATAATAAACGATTCGGTTTTTGGAAATAACAACGGAAGAATTGAACCGGGTGAAATTGGAGAAATTGTTTTTGAAATTACTAATACAGGTCATTCAACATCGCCAATAGTTTCATTTGATTTGTTTTTATCAAATAATAAAACAATTTTATTACAGGAAGATGTTTTTTTTGATACAATTGTACCTTCAGGAATATTAAATATGAAATATTTATTAATTGTAGATGCTGATGCTCAATCAGGACTGCCAATTGAATTTGATTATAATATTATTTCAACTCCTTATGAAAAAACCGGGAAACAAATAATTAAATCAGGATATTTGATTGAAGACTGGGAATCAGGTAGTTTTTCAAAATATAACTGGGATATACTTCATCCTGATGCATGGATTATTACTGATGCAACTCTTATTGCAGGTAATGATACAATTTGTCCGTATCAAGGGATTTATTCGGCAAGGTCGGCACCAATAGCCGATGGTAGAAATTCAGAATTAAATATAGCAATTAACGTTCTATCAGATGACGAAATATCCTTTTATAAAAGAGTTTCATGCGAATATGGAGGAACAAGTTATTATGATTATTTAGAATTTTTAATTGATAACAATTCAAAAAACAGGTGGCATGGAAACATTGACTGGTCAAAAGAAACTTTTCCTGTAAGTAAAGGCACTCACACATTTACATGGAAATATAAAAAAGACCCAATTACAAGTGAGGGTGCCGATTGTGCATGGATTGATTATGTGATACTTCCAACACATGAATGTAATGTACAGGATACAAATAATAAAATCATTTTCACTTCTTTACCTGATACAATCATTAGAGTAGAAAATTATTATTCTTACAATATTTTAGTAACTTATGAAGATAGTTTAAAATCAGCAATAATTATTAATTGTGTTAAGAAACCTGAATGGTTAATTTTTTCTGATAATGAAGATGGAACTGCTTTATTGGAGGGAACTCCTTCGGTAACAGAAATTGGAACTTATGATATTGTTTTTTCTGCTTCAGACAGTATAGTATTTTCAAATCAATATTACAATCTCAAAGTTCTGCCTCCTGTTTCAATTAAAAATATTATTAACAATAAATATTTTATTGATATTTATCCCAATCCTGTATATCATAAAGGTAATATCTTGTTATTATTAAATAATAAGTCAAACGTCAGTATAAATATTTATAATATTTTGGGCAATTTTGAAAAAAATATTTTGAAAAATAAGATATTGAATAAAGGAGAATATAATTTTAAATTTAACTCATCAGATTTACAGGAAAGTATTTATATTATTAAGATAACTATTGATGAACAAATAATTACAAAAAAAGTAGTT from Bacteroidales bacterium includes the following:
- a CDS encoding CPBP family intramembrane metalloprotease, giving the protein MNTILLLTIIGLILCAHGFFIKSKVKKFLIYFIIFYFIDQFLTRAFCLPDFFVIGTQWNWTGKILSTLFSLIVILVLRKKLGDDFAFTLKQRESSLKPVLIIVSILVILGVIILWQFSSKGNPTFETHLFQLTMPGIAEELAFRGVFLGLLNNVFGKPVKIIGAKMGWGTVVTSILFGLWHGIGFDNASNFYFNFEPILLTMIAGFILAWLRERTGSLLIPVLFHNLINELGNIIMLIK
- a CDS encoding T9SS type A sorting domain-containing protein, coding for MKKFILIIFLIFFILKAYNKEIIYINKENKHGTLITLLSQKNDTIIIKFEINSYSLQKIKNKEKPEYFIKIDNGTKKLIEGAPDIQHLTSSIIIPDFSEMQAEVVSSKYIELDNLDIIPSKGNLLRTVNPSDIPYVYGKEYSVNKYYPYKLIELREPYILRDFHGQTIVINPVRYNPVAKKVRIYKEIIVKIFSSNNTSKNINTLKKQTTKYSNEFAQIYSKHFINYKSVKTPYTPLNDEGNLLIISYPDFIQAIQPLVTWKKQKGIFTEIINVNDIGNNPIDIKNYITDYYNENNLTFLLLVGDNWQIPSFQISNDYSTYNSDPAYGYISGDDSYAEVFVGRFSAETVEDVETQVERTINYEKYPQYNENYYNKFTLLSSAEGPGDNNEYDYEHLRNIEEDLLSFTYIEGDELFDGSQGGNDAEGNPTSEMVSAVLNEGRGLLNYIGHGSNSSFMTSGFNIDNINNLINENKLPFIFDIACLNGNFYDRTCIAETFLRATNNNEPTGAIAIIASGINQSWDPPMAAQDEMNDILTESYENNIKRSFGGIVINGCMFMNDKYGYDGYKITDTWTIFGDPSLIVRTATPDSINVSHEKHLPLGITKIDVTCDIEEALVSLTFDNNIIGTGKITNGSVQITFNPVLETGIMKITVTAFNKIPYLNDIEIVPYESAFITITNYSIIDETGNNNEQADYGEEISFNISLKNIGTENANEVYGILKSNSNYININTDSCFFGDIIIDSTFNFSELFNVTISDSIPDKNIVSFDLDFYDNNDSTWTSTFETELYAPVLDVGKVIINDSVFGNNNGRIEPGEIGEIVFEITNTGHSTSPIVSFDLFLSNNKTILLQEDVFFDTIVPSGILNMKYLLIVDADAQSGLPIEFDYNIISTPYEKTGKQIIKSGYLIEDWESGSFSKYNWDILHPDAWIITDATLIAGNDTICPYQGIYSARSAPIADGRNSELNIAINVLSDDEISFYKRVSCEYGGTSYYDYLEFLIDNNSKNRWHGNIDWSKETFPVSKGTHTFTWKYKKDPITSEGADCAWIDYVILPTHECNVQDTNNKIIFTSLPDTIIRVENYYSYNILVTYEDSLKSAIIINCVKKPEWLIFSDNEDGTALLEGTPSVTEIGTYDIVFSASDSIVFSNQYYNLKVLPPVSIKNIINNKYFIDIYPNPVYHKGNILLLLNNKSNVSINIYNILGNFEKNILKNKILNKGEYNFKFNSSDLQESIYIIKITIDEQIITKKVVVLK